CCGGCCCCGGCGTCGTCGATCCGATGCGGGTCCTGGTGGTCACCACCTTCAACCTCGACGAGTACGTGTACGAGGCACTGCGGGCCGGGGCGAGCGGCTTCCTGCTAAAGGACTCACCCCCGCGCGAGCTGGTGCACGGTGTGCGGACGGTCGACGCGGGGGAGTCGCTGCTGGCACCCGCCGTCACCCGGCAACTCGTCGGCAGGTTCGCCGACCGGCTCCGCCGACCCCAACGGCACCCCGCCGCACCGGCGTTGGCCGCTCTGGCGCCGCGGGAGACGGAGGTGCTGAAGCTGATCGCCGAGGGCCTGTCCAACACCGAGATCGCCGACCGGCTGGTCATCAGCCGCGAGACCGTCAAGACGTACGTGTCCCGCATCCTGACCAAACTCGATCTGCGGGACCGGGTCCAGGCGGTCGTGCTGGCCCACCGGGTGGGCCTGGTCGGCGCCCACGACTGAGAGCCTGAGCTCTGAACGCGGACTCCGGTCAGCTCGACGGATACGGGGACCCCTTGAGCTGGCGGGCCAGATGGGCCGTGTTGGCCGCCAGGGTCGCCGTCGTGGCGGAGGTGGTCTCGGGAGTCTTGTCGAGGTCCTGGTAGTCGGCGCCCTGCATGGCTTCACCGACCCAGTAGGTGACCGCGTTCGGAGCCAGGGAGAACCCGACGTCGTTGAGCCCCTGGAAGAGGTCGGCGCTCACCTTGTGAGCCCCGTCCTCGTTGCCGACGACACACACCGCGGCGACCTTCCCGTAGGTGAGCATCCGCCCCTCGTCGTCCGTCTCGGAGATCTCCGCGTCCAGCCGCTCCATGACGCGCTGGGCGAGGCTGGACGGATGGCCCAGCCAGATCGGCGTGGACAGGACGAGGATGTCGGCGTCGAGGACCGCGTCCCGGATCGCCGGCCAGGCGTCGCCGTCCCCCATGTCTGTCTCCACTCCGGGGCGGACGTCGTGATCGGCGATCCGGATCACCTTGCCGGTGACACCGTGCTCGCCCAGTGCCGTCATGGTCTGCTCGGCCAGCAGCTGTGAACTGGAGGCGGCGGGCGACGGCGACAGGGTGCAGACGAGTGCGACAGCGCGCAGAGGGGTCGTTCCTGTGGTGGTCATGGCGCAGGAGTACCCCTCGCCGCGATCGCGTACCCAAGTTCACCGGAGAGGCGGATGCCCGGCGGTGTGCCGGAGGTGGAATGTGCGCGTCCCG
This sequence is a window from Streptomyces ortus. Protein-coding genes within it:
- a CDS encoding flavodoxin family protein, with product MTTTGTTPLRAVALVCTLSPSPAASSSQLLAEQTMTALGEHGVTGKVIRIADHDVRPGVETDMGDGDAWPAIRDAVLDADILVLSTPIWLGHPSSLAQRVMERLDAEISETDDEGRMLTYGKVAAVCVVGNEDGAHKVSADLFQGLNDVGFSLAPNAVTYWVGEAMQGADYQDLDKTPETTSATTATLAANTAHLARQLKGSPYPSS
- a CDS encoding response regulator, with the protein product MTGPEAPAPIRVLVCDDQELVRTGYVTIFTAQPDIEVVGEAGDGRTAVESARRLRPDVVVMDIRMPLLDGIEATRLLAGPGVVDPMRVLVVTTFNLDEYVYEALRAGASGFLLKDSPPRELVHGVRTVDAGESLLAPAVTRQLVGRFADRLRRPQRHPAAPALAALAPRETEVLKLIAEGLSNTEIADRLVISRETVKTYVSRILTKLDLRDRVQAVVLAHRVGLVGAHD